Proteins found in one Paenibacillus sp. FSL R10-2782 genomic segment:
- a CDS encoding N-acetylmannosamine-6-phosphate 2-epimerase — MGMEAVLSKVQNGLIVSCQALPNEPLHGSDSMVKMARAAQQGGAVAIRANGAADVRAIKQALSLPVIGLIKRDYDDSDIYITPTLREMEELVDAGADIIALDATSRPRPGGCRLKQLIDYAHGNGVASMADISTLEEALHAASLGVSCVSTTLSGYTPYSAQIDGPDLELVRRASELVPVPLIAEGKIHEPAQVEEAFRMGAHAVVVGSAITRPQLITQRFADAARKAVKCIYGDERPN, encoded by the coding sequence ATGGGAATGGAAGCTGTATTATCAAAAGTTCAGAATGGCCTGATCGTATCCTGTCAGGCGCTACCCAATGAACCGCTGCACGGATCGGATTCCATGGTCAAAATGGCACGTGCCGCTCAGCAGGGTGGAGCTGTGGCCATTCGCGCCAATGGTGCAGCAGATGTGCGTGCGATCAAACAGGCGCTTTCCCTGCCAGTCATTGGCCTGATCAAGCGGGATTATGATGATTCCGATATTTACATTACCCCCACCCTCCGAGAGATGGAGGAACTGGTGGACGCGGGCGCGGATATCATCGCCCTGGATGCTACATCACGTCCGCGCCCAGGGGGATGCAGGCTGAAGCAGCTTATAGATTACGCCCACGGGAATGGAGTGGCCTCTATGGCGGATATATCTACACTGGAGGAGGCGCTTCATGCGGCTTCTCTCGGCGTAAGCTGCGTATCCACAACGTTATCCGGTTATACGCCATACTCTGCTCAGATCGATGGCCCCGATCTGGAGCTGGTTCGGAGAGCGTCAGAGCTGGTTCCCGTGCCTTTAATTGCGGAGGGCAAAATTCATGAGCCGGCGCAGGTGGAGGAAGCATTCCGAATGGGCGCACATGCAGTGGTTGTAGGCTCGGCGATTACCAGACCCCAATTGATT